The Streptomyces sp. NBC_00597 DNA segment ATGGCCATGCCGGCACCGGCGACGGTCGCGAAGCTGGGCAGGACGTGGAGCTTGGACTCCAGGGTGTAGCGCAGCTCGTCGGGGTCGGTGGCGGGGCTGGCCTTGCCGGGGTTCGTGCCCGCGCCGAGTCCGAGGTGGTAGAGCTGGATGTCCTTGTGGTCCCAGGCGATCTCCCCCTGGCGGGGGTCTGCGGCGAGGGCCCTGGCGGCATCGATCGGCATTGAGGATGCTGCTCCTTGTTCGGTTCCCACTTGCTTGGAAGAGCTTGGAAGCGCTTGGAAGACCTCGGTGCGGCCGTCCGCACCGTCGGCCACACCGAGGTCGTCTGCGGGACCGGTTCTAGAACGCGTTCTAGGATCGGTGAGGCATGTATAACGCACGCCCCACCAGTTGGGAAGACTCCTGACTCCACGTCAGAGTGGCTTTGGCCGGGGCGTGTTGCCGGACCCGCAGAGGGCGGGGCCCTAGGCTGACGGGGTGGACGAGATGCCCCGGAATTTCCGTACGACGAGGTCGTTGCGGGTCCTGCTGGCGGAGGGTCCGGGCATGTCGGCCGGCGCGCTGGCGGTCCTGCTCGGGCTGGAGCCGGACCTCGACGTGGTCGCCCGGGTCGCACCCGGTGCGGACGTGGGCGCGGCGGCGCTGACGGCCTGTCCGGCGGTGGCGCTGGTGGACGCGGACCGCCCGGACGTGCTCGCTGAGGTGGCGGCGGTGTGCCGCGAGGCCCCGGAGTGCCGGGTGCTGCTGCTGGCCGGTTCGGCCCGGCCGGGCCTGGTCGAGGGGGCGCTCGCCGCGGGAGCGGCGGGGGTGGTGCTGCGGGACGACCCTCCCGGGGCGCTGGCCGAAGCCGTCCGCCGCGCCGTGACGGGCGAGGCGGTCACGGACCCGACGCTCGAACCGTAGTGAAGCCGGGCGGGACCCCCGTTCCCGGCCACCGATTGACGAATTCCGCCGCAGCGCTGCTCCACGTACCGGGCCAGGATGGGGCTCCCGCAACCTGGTTTCGTGGAGGAATCATGCGCGTATCCGTCCTGCCCGCCGCCCTTGCGCTGGTGGCCGCCACGCTCGCCGCAGGAGCGGCTCCGGCCGCTGCCGACACCGCGGCCGGCCCGGTCCTGACGGTCGACCTGGAAGCCGGCACCGCCGCCCTCCACCACAACACCGCGAGGGTGACCTACGCGCGCGTCGACGGCGAGGTGAACTCGGTCAGGATCATCTCGGTGGAGATCGTCAGCGGCGAGCGCGACTGCGCCTGGGTGTCGTGGAACGACCCGCACAACGTGAACGGCTGGTCCAACCTGACCAGCGAGCCCTCCTGCAACGGCACCGGCCTGGTGGAGTCGCCCGACGAGGTCATCAAGGCGCCGGCCGGCCACCCCCTCAAGGTGCGCCTGGCCGCGGACCACGGCTCGGACGTGGTGCACAAGGACATCGAGAAGCTCTGACCGGGGGCGGGTGGGCCCGGTCGCTACGCGCCGTCGCCGGCCCGCGCGTGGGCGAGGGCGGCCAGGAGGTCGCTCTCTTCCGGGCCGGTGAACAGCCGCTTGGGCAGCACCACGAGGCAGGTCCGGCGGCGCGAGCGGCCCGTGAACACGTGCAGCCGGGGCGTCTCGTGGTACGAGCGCACCTCGTCCCAGACGATCCGCTGCGACTCCCCGCCGCGGGACACCTCGATGCCCGCACCGTCCACCACGGCCCGCTTCTCCTCCTCGGCCCGGCCGGCGCGGAAGCCCCGGGCGACCGCCCACCGGGGCAGGACCAGCAGCACGACGAGGCCTTTGGCTTTGTGGCGACGCCATGCCCCCAATCATTACCCCTCGCCAAGCACCTCAGCATCGTAGCCAAGCAGCATCTTCTCGAATGCCTCCGGGACCTGCCCATAAGTGGTGGCAACGCCGCTGCCCAGCGCAATCACGGCACCATGCTCGTCGATCGCAAGGAAAGCCACCCCTTCCGCGCGTTCCCCGATCGGGAAGAGAGACAGCGCCAGTTCCTCGCCCCACTCAAGGAAGACCTCCTCTTCGCCCTCGCATACCGACGGGTCGAGCAGGAACGGCTCTCGGGCGCACTCGACACCCGGCCCCGAGAACATGAATCGCAGTCCGCCGAACTCTGCCAGAAATGCTCGTGCCGCAGTATGCGCCGTCAGCCCGCCATCTTCCAGCAGCGCAACCCAGCCTTCTACGTCTACGGACCGTCCAGGCTGCCAGCCGGCAGCCCGGAGCTCCTCCACCACTGCAAGGGAATATTCGTTATTCAAGGTCAGCGAGTCCAATGATTCCGTCGACATCACCCAATTGGCCGAGGTCATCCATACCTCCCACCGTCGTGAAGTCTAGTTCGAAGGCATCCTCAAGTGCCACGCAGCTGTCACACGGACCGACTCGCCCCCCCTGGTCCTTGTGTGTCAGGTTGTTACGGATCTTGACCGCAGCAACCCGTCCACCAGTCGGATTCTGGCCAGCGTCCAATGCCTGCGAGATACAGACCGGCAGACCACACTTTCCATGCACGCTTCCAGCAGCCCGGTCAGCCGTAGGCACCGCATCCAGAACTTCTTGGACCAGGGGATGAAGCGGACGCTGCTCGCCGCTGCTAGTGGCCGAGTAAACCCGACCATTGGAGAGTTCCAGTGACTCGGCGACCTTCGGACGAGATCGGCTCGAGAAGTTCTTGTCCAGCGTGGTCTTATTGGCCAGTTCCCTGGCCTCTTCCAGGACTCCGCTCCCATCAGACGAATCAGCCCCGGATGCACCGCCCTCGCCTGCCGGCGTCTTCGGCGTACCTGCGCCCGGCTCGCTCGGAGCTGTCGTGTCCGGGGCGTTTTCGTGTGGGGTTTCCTTCGCCGACGGGGTCGGGACGTCGTCGTCTAGGAGCTTCTTTAGTGGTGCGGCGCTGCCTTCAGCGGCCTCTGCCGCCTTGGCAGCGGCACGAAATCCCTTGACCAGCTTGAATGCCCCGACACCGTCCATGAGCATCGAGCCGATGACGCCCGACCAGAACCCCTGCTGGTACCTCTCGGAGGTCGTGTCGATGCCGAAGAGTTCGGCGGTGGGATGGTCGCCCCAGAGGTTGGGGATCTTGTAGTCGCTGCCGTCCCAGCCCGTCCAGTCGTTGAAGTCCTCGTTGTCGCCGTTCCAGATGTCGACGCAGTTGTCGAGGGCCCAGCCGCCCGGGTTGATCCAGAGTTCGTTGCCGCCGCCGGAGACTCCGTCGATAAGGCCGCTGAGGTAGTCACCGGCATCGCTGAAGATCGAGAGGCCGGAGGGGTCGCTCGCGTTGATGGGGTCGTTGCCTGCGTAGGCGTAGCCGCCCATCTGGTTCGGGTCGCCGGCTTCGAAGACCGGGTCACACGTGAGGAAGCGGCCTATGACCGGGTCGTAATTGCGGGCGCCGAGGAGGCTGAGGCCGGTGGCCGTGTCCGTGGGCTGGCCCAGATAGCCGCGGTTGTCAGCCCAGCTCGGCGGGGCCGGGCCACGCTGGGCTCCGTACGGATCGAAAGCCCTGCGGGTGACGTTGAGCGTGGCCGCGTCGACCTGGAGCTGGGACGTGTTCTGCGGGTTGGTTGCCTGGTAGACGACGGTGCCGGTGGAGGAGCGGGTGATCTTGGTGCCGTCGGGGCCCTTGTAGTTGCGCAGCCCTGCGACCGTGGTCGACGTCTTGTTCAGGGTGAGCTGTTCGGCGCCCCCGAAAAGGTAGAGCGTGTCGCCGTCCGGCCCTCGCTGGATCAGCAGTTCGCCGTCGGCGTCGTACAGGTAGTTCGAGGTCTGCGTTCCGCCGACGGGCTTGGGCGTGACGACGGTGTCG contains these protein-coding regions:
- a CDS encoding DNA-binding response regulator, which translates into the protein MPRNFRTTRSLRVLLAEGPGMSAGALAVLLGLEPDLDVVARVAPGADVGAAALTACPAVALVDADRPDVLAEVAAVCREAPECRVLLLAGSARPGLVEGALAAGAAGVVLRDDPPGALAEAVRRAVTGEAVTDPTLEP
- a CDS encoding YcxB family protein, whose protein sequence is MGAWRRHKAKGLVVLLVLPRWAVARGFRAGRAEEEKRAVVDGAGIEVSRGGESQRIVWDEVRSYHETPRLHVFTGRSRRRTCLVVLPKRLFTGPEESDLLAALAHARAGDGA
- a CDS encoding SUKH-3 domain-containing protein yields the protein MTSANWVMSTESLDSLTLNNEYSLAVVEELRAAGWQPGRSVDVEGWVALLEDGGLTAHTAARAFLAEFGGLRFMFSGPGVECAREPFLLDPSVCEGEEEVFLEWGEELALSLFPIGERAEGVAFLAIDEHGAVIALGSGVATTYGQVPEAFEKMLLGYDAEVLGEG